Proteins encoded in a region of the Cygnus olor isolate bCygOlo1 chromosome 4, bCygOlo1.pri.v2, whole genome shotgun sequence genome:
- the GUCY1A1 gene encoding guanylate cyclase soluble subunit alpha-1 isoform X1, with protein sequence MFCTKLKDLKITGECPFSLLTQTHITDEREKDCTENSSRAALPICKEVHEKDAQGDLPQRKTSRSRVYLHTLTESICKLIFPEFERLNLALQRTLAKHRIKETRKTGDREDFEKIISDHADAAGVPVESLRESLGEELFKICYEEDEHILGVIGGTLKDFLNSFTTLLKQSGHNQEAGKKDRLEEASILCLEKDQDFLNVYYFFPKKVTSLILSGIIKAAAHILYETEVEVMLMPPCFHNDCTEFVNQPYLLYSIQVKSAKPSLSPCKPQSSLVIPASVFCKIFPFHFMFDKDMSVLQVGNGIRRLLTRREFQAKPNFEEYFEILTPKISCTFSGIMTMLNMQFTVRVRRWDNTDMKSSMVMDLKGQMIYILESSAILFLGSPCVDRLEDFTGRGLYLSDIPIHNALRDVVLIGEQARAQDGLKKRLGKLKATLEQAHQALEEEKKKTVDLLFSIFPGEVAQQLWQGQVVQAKKFNNVTMLFSDIVGFTAICSQCSPMQVITMLNELYTRFDYQCGELDVYKVETIGDAYCVAGGLHKESETHAVQIALMALKMMELSDEVVSPHGEPIKMRIGLHSGSVFAGVVGVKMPRYCLFGNNVTLANKFESCSVPRKINVSPTTYRLLKEYPGFVFTPRSREELPPNFPSDIPGICYFLDAYIQGTSSLTWFQKRDLGDGNANFLGEETGID encoded by the exons ATGTTCTGTACAAAACTGAAAGACTTGAAGATCACAGGGGAATGTCCTTTCTCCTTACTGACTCAAACTCACATTACTGATGAACGTGAGAAGGACTGCACAGAAAATAGCTCTAGAGCAGCTCTGCCCATCTGCAAAGAAGTCCATGAAAAAGATGCTCAAGGAGACCTTCCACAGAGGAAAACGAGCAGAAGTAGAGTGTACCTGCACACATTAACTGAAAGCATCTGCAAACTAATCTTTCCTGAG tttGAAAGGCTAAATCTTGCACTTCAAAGAACACtagcaaaacacagaataaaagaaaccaG AAAAACTGGGGATAgagaagattttgaaaaaataatcagtgatCATGCTGATGCAGCAG GTGTGCCTGTGGAGTCTCTACGGGAATCTCTTGGTGAAGAGCTATTCAAAATATGCTATGAAGAGGATGAACACATACTAGGAGTTATTGGAGGAACCCTTAAGGACTTCTTGAACAGTTTCACTACTCTGCTGAAGCAAAGTGGCCACAAccaagaagcaggaaaaaaggacAGACTTGAAGAAGCCTCCATATTATGCCTGGAGAAAGATCAGGACTTCTTAAATGTGTATTACTTCTTTCCCAAGAAAGTCACAAGTCTTATTTTATCTGGCATTATTAAAGCAGCAGCTCATATTTTGTATGAAACTGAGGTGGAAGTCATGCTCATGCCTCCTTGTTTCCATAATGACTGCACTGAGTTTGTTAATCAGCCTTATTTGCTTTACTCTATACAAGTCAAAAGTGCAAAACCTTCTTTATCTCCATGTAAACCACAGTCTTCACTTGTGATTCCTGCCTCTGTGTTCTGTAAGATTTTTCCgtttcattttatgtttgaCAAGGACATGTCTGTTCTACAAGTTGGAAATGGGATAAGAAGACTTTTGACCAGGAGAGAATTTCAAGCTAAGCCTAATTTTGAAgagtattttgaaattcttaCCCCTAAAATAAGCTGCACTTTTAGTGGAATAATGACGATGCTAAATATGCAGTTTACTGTACGAGTGAGAAGATGGGATAATACTGATATGAAATCATCCATG GTAATGGATCTTAAAGGCCAAATGATCTATATTCTTGAATCCAGTGCCATCCTATTCTTGGGATCCCCATGTGTGGATAGGCTAGAAGATTTTACAGGACGTGGATTATACCTCTCAGATATTCCTATTCACAATGCACTGAGAGATGTTGTTTTGATTGGAGAACAAGCCAGAGCTCAGGATGGACTGAAAAAgaggttaggaaagctaaaagCAACCCTTGAGCAGGCCCATCAAGCacttgaagaggaaaagaagaagaccGTAgatcttctgttttctatttttcctggAGAGGTTGCTCAGCAGCTGTGGCAGGGACAAGTTGTGCAAGCCAAGAAATTTAATAATGTCACAATGCTTTTCTCTGACATTGTTGGATTCACTGCCATCTGTTCTCAGTGCTCACCTATGCAGGTTATCACCATGCTTAATGAGCTTTATACTCGCTTTGATTACCAATGTGGAGAGCTAGATGTCTATAAG GTTGAGACTATTGGAGATGCCTACTGTGTTGCTGGAGGTTTACACAAAGAAAGTGAAACCCATGCTGTTCAAATAGCATTGATGGCCCTGAAGATGATGGAGCTGTCAGATGAGGTGGTGTCTCCCCATGGAGAGCCTATCAAG atgCGTATCGGCCTTCATTCTGGATCTGTCTTTGCTGGAGTTGTGGGGGTTAAAATGCCTCGTTATTGTCTCTTTGGAAATAATGTAACTCTTGCCAACAAATTTGAATCTTGCAGTGtacctagaaaaataaatgtcagccCAACAACTTACAG GTTGTTAAAGGAATATCCAGGTTTTGTGTTCACACCTCGCTCAAGAGAAGAACTTCCTCCAAATTTTCCCAGTGATATCCCTGGAATTTGCTATTTTCTGGATGCTTATATTCAAGGAACAAGCTCACTGACTTGGTTTCAAAAGAGAGATTTGGGAGATGGCAATGCCAATTTTTTGGGTGAGGAAACAGGAATAGACTAA
- the GUCY1A1 gene encoding guanylate cyclase soluble subunit alpha-1 isoform X2 codes for MENEFERLNLALQRTLAKHRIKETRKTGDREDFEKIISDHADAAGVPVESLRESLGEELFKICYEEDEHILGVIGGTLKDFLNSFTTLLKQSGHNQEAGKKDRLEEASILCLEKDQDFLNVYYFFPKKVTSLILSGIIKAAAHILYETEVEVMLMPPCFHNDCTEFVNQPYLLYSIQVKSAKPSLSPCKPQSSLVIPASVFCKIFPFHFMFDKDMSVLQVGNGIRRLLTRREFQAKPNFEEYFEILTPKISCTFSGIMTMLNMQFTVRVRRWDNTDMKSSMVMDLKGQMIYILESSAILFLGSPCVDRLEDFTGRGLYLSDIPIHNALRDVVLIGEQARAQDGLKKRLGKLKATLEQAHQALEEEKKKTVDLLFSIFPGEVAQQLWQGQVVQAKKFNNVTMLFSDIVGFTAICSQCSPMQVITMLNELYTRFDYQCGELDVYKVETIGDAYCVAGGLHKESETHAVQIALMALKMMELSDEVVSPHGEPIKMRIGLHSGSVFAGVVGVKMPRYCLFGNNVTLANKFESCSVPRKINVSPTTYRLLKEYPGFVFTPRSREELPPNFPSDIPGICYFLDAYIQGTSSLTWFQKRDLGDGNANFLGEETGID; via the exons ATGGAAAATGAG tttGAAAGGCTAAATCTTGCACTTCAAAGAACACtagcaaaacacagaataaaagaaaccaG AAAAACTGGGGATAgagaagattttgaaaaaataatcagtgatCATGCTGATGCAGCAG GTGTGCCTGTGGAGTCTCTACGGGAATCTCTTGGTGAAGAGCTATTCAAAATATGCTATGAAGAGGATGAACACATACTAGGAGTTATTGGAGGAACCCTTAAGGACTTCTTGAACAGTTTCACTACTCTGCTGAAGCAAAGTGGCCACAAccaagaagcaggaaaaaaggacAGACTTGAAGAAGCCTCCATATTATGCCTGGAGAAAGATCAGGACTTCTTAAATGTGTATTACTTCTTTCCCAAGAAAGTCACAAGTCTTATTTTATCTGGCATTATTAAAGCAGCAGCTCATATTTTGTATGAAACTGAGGTGGAAGTCATGCTCATGCCTCCTTGTTTCCATAATGACTGCACTGAGTTTGTTAATCAGCCTTATTTGCTTTACTCTATACAAGTCAAAAGTGCAAAACCTTCTTTATCTCCATGTAAACCACAGTCTTCACTTGTGATTCCTGCCTCTGTGTTCTGTAAGATTTTTCCgtttcattttatgtttgaCAAGGACATGTCTGTTCTACAAGTTGGAAATGGGATAAGAAGACTTTTGACCAGGAGAGAATTTCAAGCTAAGCCTAATTTTGAAgagtattttgaaattcttaCCCCTAAAATAAGCTGCACTTTTAGTGGAATAATGACGATGCTAAATATGCAGTTTACTGTACGAGTGAGAAGATGGGATAATACTGATATGAAATCATCCATG GTAATGGATCTTAAAGGCCAAATGATCTATATTCTTGAATCCAGTGCCATCCTATTCTTGGGATCCCCATGTGTGGATAGGCTAGAAGATTTTACAGGACGTGGATTATACCTCTCAGATATTCCTATTCACAATGCACTGAGAGATGTTGTTTTGATTGGAGAACAAGCCAGAGCTCAGGATGGACTGAAAAAgaggttaggaaagctaaaagCAACCCTTGAGCAGGCCCATCAAGCacttgaagaggaaaagaagaagaccGTAgatcttctgttttctatttttcctggAGAGGTTGCTCAGCAGCTGTGGCAGGGACAAGTTGTGCAAGCCAAGAAATTTAATAATGTCACAATGCTTTTCTCTGACATTGTTGGATTCACTGCCATCTGTTCTCAGTGCTCACCTATGCAGGTTATCACCATGCTTAATGAGCTTTATACTCGCTTTGATTACCAATGTGGAGAGCTAGATGTCTATAAG GTTGAGACTATTGGAGATGCCTACTGTGTTGCTGGAGGTTTACACAAAGAAAGTGAAACCCATGCTGTTCAAATAGCATTGATGGCCCTGAAGATGATGGAGCTGTCAGATGAGGTGGTGTCTCCCCATGGAGAGCCTATCAAG atgCGTATCGGCCTTCATTCTGGATCTGTCTTTGCTGGAGTTGTGGGGGTTAAAATGCCTCGTTATTGTCTCTTTGGAAATAATGTAACTCTTGCCAACAAATTTGAATCTTGCAGTGtacctagaaaaataaatgtcagccCAACAACTTACAG GTTGTTAAAGGAATATCCAGGTTTTGTGTTCACACCTCGCTCAAGAGAAGAACTTCCTCCAAATTTTCCCAGTGATATCCCTGGAATTTGCTATTTTCTGGATGCTTATATTCAAGGAACAAGCTCACTGACTTGGTTTCAAAAGAGAGATTTGGGAGATGGCAATGCCAATTTTTTGGGTGAGGAAACAGGAATAGACTAA